A portion of the Oxynema aestuarii AP17 genome contains these proteins:
- a CDS encoding glycoside hydrolase family 10 protein, with amino-acid sequence MAGELRDIQGHWAAACIQQLASRGIVAGYPDRSFRPDNPLTRAEFAVLLQKAFPGVRRSRPGRNFADVPSHHWAAGAIANAVEAGFMSGYPEGQFKPNREIVRVEVFVAIASGLQYLASHSATVTVNRTFIDAAQIPEYGVRAIAAATENEIVVNYPNVRQLHPKRAASRAEVTAILCQAIADGSGGSPVPSAYVARVRSQEIRGVWLTNIDSEAMFSRDRLKFALERLANLHFNTVYPNVWSWGYTLYPSRLAERVVGFPHHPAPWLQGRDLLAEMVEEGHRVGLTIVPWFEYGFMMPPDSVLARRHPEWIARRRDGSDRVVESGVERLWLNPWHPQVQEFIQGLILEIVGDYAVDGIQFDDHFSIPVDLGYDEYTVQLYRQEHLGLAPPDNPNDNNWIRWRSHKLTEFIRQIYKAIKGRRPSAIVSLSPNYQDFAYKFYLQDWRTWQRYGFVEELILQVYRDEIDSFTAELQRSEVQLAQRNIPVGVGILAGLRTRGVPIEQIQTQVQVARNLGFSGVSFFFYESLWNFAPESPADRSVVLKKLFPSKLSRPELGTGWEPSV; translated from the coding sequence ATGGCTGGAGAATTGCGGGACATTCAAGGCCATTGGGCGGCAGCGTGCATTCAGCAGCTCGCCAGCCGGGGAATTGTGGCTGGATATCCCGATCGGAGCTTTCGACCGGACAATCCCCTGACGCGAGCGGAATTTGCAGTTTTATTGCAAAAAGCGTTTCCTGGAGTGCGGCGATCGCGTCCGGGGCGGAATTTTGCCGACGTGCCCTCCCATCACTGGGCCGCCGGGGCGATCGCCAACGCCGTCGAAGCCGGGTTTATGAGTGGCTACCCGGAAGGGCAGTTTAAACCGAACCGTGAGATCGTGAGGGTCGAGGTGTTCGTGGCGATCGCCAGTGGATTGCAGTACCTGGCGAGTCATTCGGCGACGGTCACCGTCAATCGCACCTTTATCGATGCGGCGCAGATTCCCGAATATGGAGTGCGCGCGATCGCCGCCGCCACGGAAAATGAAATCGTCGTCAACTATCCGAACGTGCGCCAACTCCATCCCAAGCGGGCCGCCAGTCGGGCGGAAGTGACGGCGATCTTGTGTCAGGCGATCGCCGACGGTAGCGGAGGATCCCCGGTGCCGAGTGCTTACGTCGCGCGAGTGCGTTCCCAAGAGATTCGAGGGGTGTGGTTGACCAACATCGATAGCGAAGCGATGTTTTCCCGCGATCGGCTCAAATTTGCCCTGGAACGACTGGCAAACCTTCACTTCAACACCGTTTACCCCAACGTTTGGAGTTGGGGGTATACTCTATATCCGAGTCGTCTCGCCGAGCGAGTCGTCGGCTTCCCCCACCATCCGGCGCCGTGGTTGCAAGGGCGCGACCTGCTCGCGGAAATGGTCGAAGAAGGACACCGAGTGGGGTTGACGATCGTTCCTTGGTTTGAATACGGATTCATGATGCCCCCGGATTCGGTACTGGCGAGACGACATCCCGAGTGGATCGCGCGGCGGCGCGACGGGAGCGATCGCGTCGTCGAGTCCGGAGTCGAACGGCTTTGGCTCAATCCCTGGCACCCGCAAGTGCAAGAATTCATCCAAGGGTTGATTCTCGAAATTGTCGGCGATTATGCCGTCGATGGGATTCAGTTTGACGACCATTTCAGCATTCCCGTCGATTTAGGCTACGACGAATATACCGTTCAACTTTACCGCCAGGAACACTTGGGACTCGCCCCGCCAGACAACCCCAACGATAATAATTGGATTCGCTGGCGATCGCACAAACTGACCGAATTTATCCGCCAGATTTACAAAGCGATCAAAGGACGGCGACCGTCGGCGATCGTTTCCCTATCGCCGAATTATCAAGATTTTGCCTATAAATTCTACTTACAAGACTGGCGGACTTGGCAACGTTACGGCTTTGTCGAAGAATTAATCTTGCAAGTTTATCGCGACGAGATCGACAGTTTTACCGCCGAACTGCAGCGATCGGAAGTGCAACTCGCCCAACGCAACATCCCCGTAGGAGTAGGGATTTTAGCCGGACTGCGAACTCGTGGGGTACCGATCGAACAGATTCAAACCCAAGTGCAAGTCGCCCGCAATTTGGGATTTTCCGGGGTATCGTTCTTTTTCTACGAATCCTTATGGAATTTTGCCCCAGAATCCCCGGCAGATCGATCCGTAGTTTTGAAAAAATTGTTTCCCTCCAAACTGTCCCGTCCCGAATTAGGGACCGGGTGGGAACCGTCCGTCTGA
- a CDS encoding ATP-binding response regulator, which produces MKIILVIEDESAVLTNILEILECGGFKAIGAENGQIGVQLAKENLPNLILCDIMMPVLDGYGVLNELRQDPTTATIPLIFLTAKAEAQDLREGMNLGADDYLTKPFRRKDLLEAVNTRLAKQAAVMQQYDRERQRAEGLQSKMLELEELTNTKEGLLMKLIEDLRNPLSKINLAIHMLKNMPAGASRDRYLEILQEEFNREISLIEQVSDLQELLTVDNFKLLRQFNLLGGNLNDLPPQKNE; this is translated from the coding sequence ATGAAAATCATTTTAGTTATTGAAGACGAAAGCGCAGTTTTAACAAATATTCTCGAAATTCTCGAATGCGGCGGCTTTAAAGCGATCGGCGCCGAAAACGGGCAAATCGGCGTTCAACTGGCCAAAGAAAATCTGCCCAACTTAATTTTATGTGACATCATGATGCCCGTCCTCGACGGCTACGGCGTACTCAACGAACTGCGTCAAGATCCGACCACCGCGACGATTCCGTTGATTTTCCTGACCGCCAAAGCCGAAGCCCAGGATTTGCGAGAAGGGATGAATCTCGGAGCCGACGATTATCTGACCAAACCCTTTCGGCGAAAGGATTTGCTCGAAGCGGTCAATACCCGTCTCGCCAAACAAGCCGCCGTCATGCAGCAGTACGATCGCGAGCGCCAGCGCGCCGAAGGACTGCAGAGTAAAATGCTCGAACTCGAAGAGCTGACGAATACGAAAGAAGGCTTGTTGATGAAGTTGATCGAGGATTTACGCAATCCGCTCTCCAAGATTAACTTGGCGATTCACATGTTAAAAAACATGCCTGCCGGAGCGTCGCGCGATCGCTATTTAGAAATCCTGCAAGAAGAATTCAACCGCGAAATTTCCCTGATCGAACAAGTCTCCGACTTGCAAGAACTGTTAACCGTAGACAATTTTAAATTGTTGCGTCAGTTTAACTTGCTCGGCGGCAATCTCAACGATCTTCCCCCGCAAAAAAATGAATGA
- a CDS encoding EAL domain-containing response regulator, with protein MRASEIAASYLQPKSMMKTILVIEDEEFVRANILEILDSMNFGTLGAENGKIGVELAQQHLPDLILCDIKMPELDGYGVLTELRQDPTTATIPFIFLTAKAEVADLRQGMNLGADDYLTKPFRRAELLSAVSVRLEKQAAMQQRYSHEKQELIASLQQVKARLNDSVHYDPLTKLPNQLLLREQFDRIETQAEGGQQPIPILYIGLDRFSRIVETLGHALSDRLIQEVARRLLSCVNPDDTVAHLNGERFAIVQSPFSQNLRPNSLGRDRFANGDGLPCLPLVEHILETMARPFLLDRHEIFMTVSIGIGIYPVHARDIDNLMKRAGAAMSRAQQLGGNQYEFYNPSLTAHAIADLNLETSLRYALERSEFLVYYQPQVELKTGKIAGAEALVRWQHPEKGLVSPGKFIPLAEEIGLIVPIGQWVLETACSQIQQWQARGLFEGRLAINLSIRQFNQPDLVPKLAEILETTGLEPSTLEIEVTESLLVQNIDNTIAKLKAIKALGMTIALDDFGTGYSSLSYLQQFPFDILKIDRCFVRNLPEDRKNAAIATAILQMAHGLNLKVVAEGVETYQELLFLYGQECDTLQGYLFSPPIATSEFETLLRTGKKLKLPETDDYLPSY; from the coding sequence ATGAGAGCTAGTGAAATTGCCGCCTCTTACTTGCAACCTAAATCGATGATGAAAACAATTTTGGTGATAGAGGACGAGGAATTTGTCCGAGCCAACATTCTCGAAATCCTTGACTCGATGAACTTCGGGACCCTCGGTGCTGAAAATGGCAAAATTGGGGTAGAACTCGCGCAACAACACCTTCCGGACTTGATCTTGTGCGATATTAAAATGCCCGAACTCGACGGCTACGGGGTTCTGACCGAATTGCGTCAGGATCCGACAACCGCCACGATTCCCTTTATTTTTTTAACGGCGAAAGCCGAAGTCGCCGACCTGCGCCAGGGAATGAACCTCGGAGCGGACGATTATTTGACTAAACCTTTCCGACGGGCCGAATTGCTCAGTGCGGTGTCGGTGCGCCTGGAAAAACAGGCGGCCATGCAACAGCGCTACAGTCACGAAAAACAAGAGCTGATCGCCTCCTTGCAGCAAGTCAAAGCGCGACTGAATGACTCGGTGCACTACGATCCGCTCACCAAATTGCCCAATCAACTGCTGTTGCGCGAACAGTTCGATCGCATCGAAACTCAAGCCGAGGGAGGACAACAGCCGATCCCGATCCTTTATATCGGGTTGGATCGCTTCAGCCGCATCGTCGAAACCTTGGGTCATGCGTTAAGCGATCGCCTCATTCAGGAAGTTGCCCGCCGCCTGCTCAGTTGCGTCAATCCCGACGATACCGTAGCTCACCTCAACGGGGAACGCTTCGCGATCGTTCAATCTCCCTTCAGTCAAAACCTTCGCCCGAATTCCCTCGGACGCGATCGGTTCGCCAATGGGGACGGGCTCCCTTGTTTGCCATTGGTCGAGCACATTCTCGAAACCATGGCTCGTCCGTTCTTGTTAGACCGTCACGAAATTTTTATGACCGTCAGCATCGGAATCGGGATTTATCCGGTTCACGCCCGCGATATCGACAACTTGATGAAGCGCGCCGGAGCGGCGATGTCGCGGGCGCAACAACTCGGCGGCAATCAATATGAATTTTATAACCCGTCGTTGACCGCTCACGCGATCGCCGATTTGAATTTAGAAACCAGTTTACGCTACGCCTTGGAGCGATCGGAATTTCTGGTTTACTATCAACCCCAAGTCGAACTCAAAACCGGAAAAATTGCTGGAGCGGAAGCCTTAGTGCGCTGGCAACATCCCGAAAAAGGCTTGGTGTCTCCGGGAAAATTTATTCCCCTCGCCGAAGAAATCGGCTTGATCGTTCCCATCGGACAGTGGGTGTTAGAAACCGCTTGCAGCCAAATTCAACAGTGGCAAGCACGGGGCTTGTTTGAGGGCAGACTGGCGATCAACCTCTCGATCCGGCAATTCAACCAGCCCGATTTAGTGCCGAAATTAGCAGAAATTTTAGAGACGACCGGGTTAGAACCGTCTACGTTAGAAATTGAAGTTACTGAAAGTCTTTTAGTTCAAAATATTGACAATACGATCGCCAAGTTAAAGGCGATTAAAGCTTTGGGAATGACGATCGCCCTCGACGATTTCGGTACCGGGTATTCTTCCCTGAGTTACTTGCAACAATTCCCCTTCGATATTTTAAAAATCGATCGCTGCTTCGTGCGAAACTTACCCGAAGACCGCAAAAATGCGGCGATCGCCACCGCCATTTTACAGATGGCTCACGGACTCAATTTAAAAGTAGTGGCCGAAGGCGTAGAAACTTATCAAGAATTATTGTTTTTATACGGCCAAGAGTGCGATACTTTACAGGGCTATTTATTCAGTCCTCCAATTGCCACCAGCGAGTTTGAAACCCTACTGAGGACGGGCAAAAAACTCAAGCTTCCCGAAACTGACGACTATCTCCCTTCTTATTGA
- a CDS encoding hybrid sensor histidine kinase/response regulator, translating into MKKILVIEDEMSVRDNIVELLDAENFETVAAENGVEGVKRAREELPDLILCDVMMPHLDGYGVLEALQSDRTTATIPFIFLTAKADKADTRKGMELGADDYLTKPFTIDELLGAIATRLQKQATIAEQSQQKLEELRNTIALSLPHELRTPINGILGYAQLLAEDYEDLDRQEALEMLEGIQVSAKRLHRLVQNYLLYAEIEIVARDPQRLQYWTNNIGAHSPSEIERAARSKLVEAGREGDLCLDLETASIAISAVHLHKIVEELTDNACKYSSSGTPIRVVGRKEEPTDYCLRIVDRGRGMSATQIANVGAYMQFERKLYEQQGSGLGLAIVRRLSQLYGGDLKLDSIPEGETTATVRLPLLEWT; encoded by the coding sequence ATGAAGAAGATTCTAGTCATTGAAGATGAAATGTCAGTGCGCGATAACATCGTCGAACTGCTCGATGCGGAGAACTTCGAGACCGTTGCTGCCGAAAATGGTGTGGAAGGGGTCAAACGGGCGCGCGAAGAGTTGCCGGATTTGATTTTGTGCGATGTGATGATGCCCCACCTCGACGGCTATGGGGTGTTGGAAGCGTTGCAAAGCGATCGCACGACCGCGACGATTCCCTTTATCTTTTTAACGGCGAAGGCGGACAAAGCGGATACCCGCAAGGGGATGGAGTTGGGAGCCGACGACTATCTGACCAAACCATTTACGATCGATGAATTACTCGGGGCGATCGCCACCCGCCTGCAAAAACAAGCGACCATTGCAGAGCAATCCCAGCAAAAACTAGAGGAATTGCGCAATACGATCGCCCTGTCCCTTCCCCACGAACTGCGGACCCCGATCAACGGCATTTTAGGCTACGCCCAACTGCTCGCGGAAGACTACGAAGATCTCGATCGCCAAGAAGCTTTAGAGATGTTGGAAGGTATCCAAGTTTCGGCCAAACGACTGCACCGACTGGTACAAAATTACTTGTTATATGCCGAAATCGAGATCGTCGCCCGCGACCCGCAACGGTTGCAATATTGGACGAATAATATCGGCGCCCACAGCCCGAGCGAGATCGAACGGGCGGCGCGATCGAAACTGGTGGAGGCGGGACGAGAAGGCGACCTCTGCCTCGATCTCGAAACCGCATCGATTGCGATTTCCGCAGTTCACCTGCATAAAATTGTCGAAGAATTAACCGATAACGCCTGCAAATATTCCTCTTCCGGGACGCCGATTCGCGTCGTCGGACGCAAAGAAGAACCCACCGACTACTGCTTGAGAATTGTCGATCGCGGGCGGGGGATGAGCGCCACCCAGATTGCCAATGTCGGCGCCTACATGCAGTTCGAGCGCAAACTTTACGAACAACAGGGATCCGGTCTGGGATTGGCGATCGTCCGACGGTTGAGCCAACTCTACGGGGGCGACCTCAAGCTCGATAGCATTCCCGAGGGCGAAACGACGGCGACGGTGCGCCTGCCCTTACTAGAATGGACTTGA
- a CDS encoding PAS domain S-box protein, with translation MVLEFTSPLAAVLDRHPLAVGPETPLAQALALMHRGRVSYLAVVEPWGQRGGGSLQPGQPWQWLGVFAESDAVRLLAEERDLAALTLGDATQCLGNAVEATESLDLTRAIALLYQQQFAPLPVNSATGQLLGAIAPESLARALHVTPTLRDLPVASLDLTAPVAIDPRDSYRVAVREMARTGRTSVLLARAGEAIATVAAADAIAAWACAIDADRPLEGQAWIAPVCCQQEDSWWTAYQLMQLHHVRHLAVKDANGAIVGLLELTDLLASLSPEALHFGVARPTRSEIGRDRPNPPVKTVVEQLRLEIFQRQVAQKLLRFSEERFRQAIETMADWVWEMNAQGVYTYASPRIRDILGYEPAEIVGTTVFDTLDPAQVEAYRETFGRFWRDRRPFELLKRTVRHRGGRWGILESSGVPLFSADGEFRGYRGVDRDITEREQARQKLEQLNQSLESRVRQQTAELRQVVEQLQAEIACRVQVESALRESERRLENILNSLNDVVWSVCARTHQLLYLNPVTEVVFGRTCREFFDRPELWLEVVHPADRDRVRANARQVLTLGWKDLEYRIVRPDGTVRWLHDRGQLSFAEDGQPLRIDGIARDITDRKQIEAALSQTERRFRAIFDQTFQYMAVLTVEGAILEVNQTTLDLWGISAHEAIGCSFWDAPRRDLTGDRPYPCWSEAAATQIRSGVAAAARGEFVRCEIEVEIEGDRTITLDISIEPIRDDLARVVQLIVEGRDLSDRKALERELAQREQLLHSFFTAIGQVYVGLSLQDERLRYLQVNQALADIHGVPAREAIGKTDREIFPAWADRVVPLQEQVLHSGKPLLNLELSFPTRTRPQKIRHWMVYYFPVPLNKGSQRGVGTIILDITERQQAEQDLRAIRERLEHLLAVNPTVVYSAESSPPYATTFISENVTRLLGYDSQEFLENPAFWVDCIHPDDAGRFRDALARVGRSEAIVVEYRFRRRHGSYCWVRDQLRLIRGDRRAEIVGCFYDITESKKAEARLKASLQEKEVLLKEIHHRVKNNLQVISSLLNLQSRTLGDPQTRQLFYDSQNRIQSIAFIHEKLYQSQDLARVDFSQYIKTLTNHLFRSYGANIQRVSLKINIHDIFLGVDVAIPCGLIVNELVSNALKHGFPGDRTGEIWIALFDESALSNSSPSTVPLDRADPQMILTVGDNGVGLPQGLSLGNTQSLGMQLVNTLVKQLKGSMELLAESGTVFRIVFPVPH, from the coding sequence ATGGTTCTAGAGTTCACCTCCCCGTTAGCGGCAGTTTTGGATCGCCATCCCCTGGCGGTGGGTCCGGAAACTCCCCTCGCACAAGCTCTCGCCCTCATGCACCGGGGGCGAGTCAGCTATCTCGCCGTCGTCGAACCGTGGGGTCAGCGTGGGGGAGGCTCCTTACAACCCGGTCAGCCTTGGCAATGGTTGGGGGTGTTCGCGGAAAGCGACGCGGTGCGCCTGCTCGCCGAGGAGCGGGACTTGGCGGCGCTCACCCTCGGCGACGCGACCCAGTGCCTCGGAAACGCCGTGGAAGCGACGGAAAGCCTCGATCTGACCCGGGCGATCGCCCTTCTCTACCAGCAGCAGTTTGCCCCGCTTCCGGTCAACAGTGCTACGGGTCAGCTTCTCGGGGCGATCGCCCCGGAAAGTCTCGCCCGCGCCCTTCACGTCACGCCGACCTTGCGCGATCTCCCGGTGGCTTCCCTGGATCTGACCGCTCCCGTGGCCATCGATCCGCGAGACTCGTACCGGGTCGCCGTCCGAGAGATGGCGCGGACGGGTCGCACCAGCGTGCTGTTAGCCCGCGCGGGGGAAGCGATCGCCACCGTCGCCGCAGCCGACGCGATCGCCGCCTGGGCCTGCGCAATTGACGCCGATCGCCCCCTGGAGGGTCAAGCCTGGATCGCGCCCGTGTGCTGTCAGCAGGAGGATTCCTGGTGGACTGCCTACCAGTTAATGCAACTCCATCACGTCCGCCATTTGGCCGTTAAAGACGCGAATGGGGCGATCGTCGGCCTGCTCGAACTCACGGACCTGCTCGCCAGCCTCAGCCCCGAAGCCTTGCACTTCGGCGTTGCGCGCCCCACTCGCTCCGAAATCGGTCGGGATCGCCCCAACCCCCCCGTAAAAACGGTCGTCGAACAACTGCGCCTCGAAATCTTTCAGCGCCAGGTCGCCCAAAAGTTACTCCGTTTCAGCGAAGAACGCTTTCGTCAGGCGATCGAAACTATGGCCGATTGGGTGTGGGAAATGAACGCCCAGGGGGTTTACACTTACGCCAGCCCGCGCATTCGCGATATTTTAGGCTACGAACCCGCCGAAATTGTCGGCACGACGGTATTCGACACCCTCGATCCGGCCCAGGTGGAGGCGTACCGGGAAACTTTCGGGCGGTTTTGGCGCGATCGCCGCCCGTTCGAGTTGTTGAAACGCACGGTCCGCCACCGAGGCGGTCGTTGGGGGATCCTCGAAAGCAGTGGGGTTCCCCTGTTTAGTGCCGACGGCGAATTTCGGGGCTATCGCGGCGTGGATCGCGACATCACCGAACGAGAACAAGCCCGCCAAAAACTCGAACAGCTCAATCAAAGTTTGGAAAGTCGGGTGCGCCAACAAACCGCCGAACTGCGCCAGGTGGTCGAGCAATTACAAGCAGAAATTGCCTGCCGGGTTCAAGTCGAGTCGGCGTTGCGCGAGAGCGAACGACGGCTCGAAAATATCCTCAATTCTCTCAATGACGTGGTGTGGTCGGTCTGCGCGCGAACTCACCAGTTACTTTATCTCAATCCGGTGACCGAGGTGGTGTTCGGGCGTACCTGTCGGGAATTTTTCGATCGCCCGGAACTGTGGTTGGAGGTGGTCCATCCCGCCGACCGCGATCGGGTGCGCGCCAATGCCCGGCAAGTGCTGACCCTCGGCTGGAAAGACCTCGAATATCGAATCGTGCGACCGGACGGCACAGTGCGCTGGCTTCACGATCGCGGTCAACTCTCGTTCGCAGAAGACGGTCAACCGTTACGCATCGACGGGATCGCCCGCGATATTACCGATCGCAAGCAGATCGAAGCGGCACTTTCCCAAACCGAACGCCGTTTTCGCGCGATTTTCGACCAGACGTTCCAGTATATGGCCGTGTTGACCGTCGAGGGAGCGATTTTGGAGGTCAACCAAACGACCTTGGATTTATGGGGGATTTCGGCACATGAGGCGATCGGCTGTTCGTTTTGGGACGCGCCTCGCCGCGATTTGACGGGCGATCGCCCTTATCCGTGCTGGTCCGAGGCGGCGGCGACCCAAATTCGCTCGGGGGTAGCGGCGGCGGCGCGCGGCGAGTTCGTTCGCTGCGAAATCGAGGTGGAAATTGAGGGCGATCGCACAATCACGTTAGATATTTCGATCGAGCCGATTCGCGACGATCTCGCCCGGGTGGTGCAGTTGATCGTGGAAGGGCGCGATCTGAGCGATCGCAAGGCGTTGGAACGGGAACTCGCCCAGCGCGAACAGTTGCTGCACTCGTTTTTTACGGCGATCGGTCAAGTTTACGTGGGGCTGTCTTTGCAAGATGAGCGCCTGCGTTATTTGCAAGTCAATCAGGCCCTCGCCGACATCCACGGTGTCCCCGCCCGCGAGGCGATCGGCAAAACGGACCGCGAGATCTTCCCCGCCTGGGCCGATCGCGTGGTGCCGTTGCAAGAACAAGTGTTGCACTCCGGGAAACCGTTGTTGAATTTGGAGTTGTCTTTTCCGACCCGGACGCGTCCCCAAAAGATACGCCATTGGATGGTGTACTATTTTCCGGTACCGTTGAATAAGGGCAGCCAGCGAGGGGTCGGCACCATTATTCTCGATATCACCGAACGCCAACAAGCGGAACAAGACCTGCGGGCGATTCGAGAACGACTCGAACACCTGTTGGCGGTCAATCCGACGGTGGTTTACAGCGCTGAAAGTTCGCCGCCTTACGCCACGACGTTTATTAGCGAGAATGTCACGCGACTGCTCGGTTACGACTCCCAAGAGTTCTTAGAAAATCCCGCGTTTTGGGTCGATTGCATTCATCCTGACGATGCGGGTCGCTTTCGGGATGCTTTAGCCAGGGTGGGACGTTCGGAAGCGATCGTCGTCGAATATCGGTTTCGCCGTCGTCATGGCAGTTACTGTTGGGTGCGCGACCAACTGCGCCTGATTCGCGGCGATCGCCGTGCCGAAATTGTCGGCTGTTTTTATGACATTACCGAAAGTAAAAAAGCTGAGGCGCGCTTGAAAGCCTCTTTACAAGAAAAGGAAGTGCTACTTAAAGAGATTCACCACCGGGTTAAAAATAACCTTCAAGTCATCTCCAGTTTGCTCAATCTCCAATCTAGAACTCTTGGGGATCCTCAAACCCGCCAATTATTTTATGACAGTCAAAATCGCATTCAGTCGATCGCTTTTATCCATGAAAAACTCTATCAATCTCAAGATTTAGCCCGGGTAGATTTCAGTCAATATATCAAAACACTAACAAACCACTTGTTTCGTTCTTACGGCGCCAATATCCAACGGGTTTCCCTTAAAATTAATATTCATGACATCTTTCTCGGTGTCGATGTAGCAATTCCTTGTGGACTAATTGTGAACGAATTGGTATCTAATGCCCTCAAGCATGGCTTTCCCGGCGATCGCACGGGGGAAATTTGGATCGCGTTATTTGACGAGTCCGCTTTGTCGAATTCCAGTCCATCTACCGTCCCCCTCGACCGGGCCGATCCCCAAATGATTTTGACCGTGGGGGACAATGGGGTCGGTTTACCCCAGGGGTTGAGTTTGGGCAACACTCAATCGTTGGGAATGCAACTGGTCAATACCTTAGTCAAGCAACTCAAAGGAAGCATGGAGTTGCTTGCCGAATCAGGGACGGTGTTTCGCATTGTCTTTCCCGTCCCCCACTAG
- a CDS encoding hybrid sensor histidine kinase/response regulator yields MANEQILVVEDEGIVALDIQSMLEDLGYQVPITVGSGEEALASIAENRPNLVLMDINLDGEIDGVETAEQIRDRYNIPVVYLTAYSDDDTLQRAKLTTPFDYLVKPLEARSLKTTIEMAIYRHELEQELKQSKEWFATTLRSIGDAVIATDESRKIAFLNTIAEQLTGWSQNEAIGREVSEVLYLIDEDKGVAIADPGLAFFSGQLSGETIDEAVLVAKQGRHIPIENTVTPITDRNNRTIGVVWVFRDISDRKQAEALEKDRIRLETEVKQRSIAEAEIRRSLELERQLSELKSRLIANVSHEFRTPLSVILSSSELLQTYSDIWSEEKKNSHFQRIKSAIDYMTKLVSDVSVIGQAEAGKLSINPIPLELVQFCRDLVEERQITAGDRYQISFETNRDRLEVTIDDKILEHILLNLLSNALKYSPEGGQIEFKLTLKEREYTPDNPSDEAIVIRIQDPGIGIPPEDLPNLFKSFQRATNVGTIRGTGLGLSIVRKCVDLLEGQIEITSKIGRGTTVTVTLPRYCKQSS; encoded by the coding sequence ATGGCCAACGAGCAGATTTTGGTAGTCGAAGATGAAGGCATTGTCGCCCTTGATATTCAAAGTATGTTGGAAGATCTCGGATATCAAGTTCCCATTACGGTGGGATCGGGCGAGGAAGCCCTCGCCTCGATCGCCGAAAATCGACCGAATTTAGTCTTGATGGATATTAATTTGGACGGCGAAATCGACGGCGTAGAAACTGCCGAACAAATTCGCGACCGCTACAATATTCCGGTGGTCTATTTGACCGCCTATAGCGACGACGATACCCTACAACGGGCCAAGTTGACCACGCCGTTCGACTATTTGGTCAAACCCCTGGAAGCCCGCAGCCTGAAAACGACGATCGAAATGGCGATTTACCGCCACGAACTCGAACAGGAATTAAAACAGAGTAAGGAATGGTTTGCGACGACTTTGCGTTCGATTGGCGATGCGGTGATTGCTACGGACGAAAGTCGTAAAATTGCTTTTCTCAATACGATCGCCGAACAGTTGACCGGATGGAGTCAAAATGAGGCGATCGGTCGCGAAGTTTCCGAAGTCTTGTACTTGATCGACGAGGATAAAGGGGTCGCGATCGCCGATCCCGGCTTGGCCTTTTTTTCCGGTCAATTATCTGGAGAAACGATCGACGAAGCCGTTTTAGTGGCCAAACAAGGACGCCATATTCCCATCGAAAATACGGTGACCCCGATTACCGATCGCAACAATCGTACCATTGGCGTTGTTTGGGTGTTTCGCGATATCAGCGATCGCAAACAAGCTGAAGCCCTCGAAAAAGACCGCATTCGTTTGGAAACGGAAGTCAAACAACGCTCGATCGCCGAAGCGGAAATTCGCCGTTCTCTCGAACTCGAACGCCAGTTGAGCGAACTCAAAAGCCGTTTAATTGCTAATGTTTCTCATGAATTTAGAACCCCGTTGAGTGTCATTCTCTCGTCGAGTGAGCTATTGCAAACCTACAGCGATATTTGGTCGGAAGAAAAAAAAAATAGCCACTTTCAACGGATTAAAAGCGCGATCGATTACATGACCAAACTGGTCAGCGATGTTTCTGTCATCGGTCAAGCCGAAGCCGGAAAACTCAGCATCAATCCCATTCCTCTAGAGTTGGTTCAATTTTGCCGCGATTTAGTCGAAGAACGTCAAATCACCGCAGGCGATCGTTATCAAATCTCTTTTGAAACTAACCGCGATCGTCTTGAAGTAACCATCGACGATAAAATTCTCGAACATATTTTACTCAACCTGCTCTCCAACGCCCTCAAATACTCCCCCGAAGGCGGTCAAATTGAGTTCAAACTCACGTTAAAAGAGCGCGAATACACTCCAGACAATCCCTCTGACGAGGCGATCGTTATCAGAATTCAAGACCCCGGAATTGGCATTCCCCCCGAAGATCTCCCCAACCTCTTCAAATCCTTTCAACGGGCCACCAACGTCGGTACGATTCGCGGAACCGGATTGGGTTTGTCAATCGTTAGAAAATGTGTAGACTTACTCGAAGGTCAGATCGAAATTACAAGTAAAATTGGTCGCGGAACGACGGTCACGGTCACCCTACCGCGATACTGCAAACAATCATCCTAG